The following proteins are encoded in a genomic region of Zea mays cultivar B73 chromosome 9, Zm-B73-REFERENCE-NAM-5.0, whole genome shotgun sequence:
- the LOC100272263 gene encoding vacuolar protein-sorting-associated protein 37 homolog 1 isoform X1, giving the protein MSWRFPLFGSQQQQSDPNFQDIPMQSWYPTSVVGLSSSPATPTSSSSSPHQRASNNLQFSSRGQPSPAEAAEIIAHLKDKSIEELQRLLKEKEAYNAFFNTFDQVKTQNNVRGELRKETLQLARENLEKEQRILELGNQCTIIRTTQLAAAQDRLTDLERQKDDIMRSYSPAALLDKLQTSMAKLDEESEELQQKFLAKDIDFPHLVQKYKKLRTAYHKQALLHLAGQT; this is encoded by the exons ATGAGCTGGAGATTTCCTCTATTCGG TTCCCAGCAGCAGCAATCAGATCCAAATTTCCAGGACATTCCTATGCAGTCTTGGTACCCTACCTCGGTTGTAGGTTTGTCTTCATCTCCAGCCACACCTACCTCTTCTAGCTCCAGTCCACATCAAAGAGCTTCAAATAATCTGCAGTTTTCATCCCGTGGGCAACCATCTCCTGCTGAGGCTGCAGAGATAATTGCCCATTTGAAGGACAAGAG TATTGAGGAGTTACAGAGGCTATTGAAAGAGAAAGAGGCATATAATGCATTCTTTAACACATTCGATCAAGTGAAAACCCAGAACAAT GTGCGTGGCGAGCTTAGAAAGGAGACATTGCAACTTGCAA GGGAAAATTTAGAAAAGGAGCAGCGGATTTTGGAGCTTGGGAATCAG TGCACAATAATTAGAACCACACAACTGGCTGCTGCTCAAGACCGGCTTACTGATTTGGAGAGGCAAAAGGATGATATTATGAGGTCCTATTCCCCTGCTGCACTACTCGACAAACTCCAAA CGTCGATGGCAAAGCTGGACGAGGAGTCTGAGGAGCTGCAGCAGAAGTTCCTGGCAAAGGACATCGACTTCCCACACTTGGTACAGAAGTACAAGAAGCTCCGCACGGCTTATCACAAGCAGGCGTTGCTCCATCTCGCCGGCCAGACATAA
- the LOC100272263 gene encoding vacuolar protein-sorting-associated protein 37 homolog 1 isoform X2, producing MSWRFPLFGSSQQQQSDPNFQDIPMQSWYPTSVVGLSSSPATPTSSSSSPHQRASNNLQFSSRGQPSPAEAAEIIAHLKDKSIEELQRLLKEKEAYNAFFNTFDQVKTQNNVRGELRKETLQLARENLEKEQRILELGNQCTIIRTTQLAAAQDRLTDLERQKDDIMRSYSPAALLDKLQTIYLGAVSRLWPREIDPSYWWGQGGPWECVEHSCRISLFERSPRRWSS from the exons ATGAGCTGGAGATTTCCTCTATTCGG CAGTTCCCAGCAGCAGCAATCAGATCCAAATTTCCAGGACATTCCTATGCAGTCTTGGTACCCTACCTCGGTTGTAGGTTTGTCTTCATCTCCAGCCACACCTACCTCTTCTAGCTCCAGTCCACATCAAAGAGCTTCAAATAATCTGCAGTTTTCATCCCGTGGGCAACCATCTCCTGCTGAGGCTGCAGAGATAATTGCCCATTTGAAGGACAAGAG TATTGAGGAGTTACAGAGGCTATTGAAAGAGAAAGAGGCATATAATGCATTCTTTAACACATTCGATCAAGTGAAAACCCAGAACAAT GTGCGTGGCGAGCTTAGAAAGGAGACATTGCAACTTGCAA GGGAAAATTTAGAAAAGGAGCAGCGGATTTTGGAGCTTGGGAATCAG TGCACAATAATTAGAACCACACAACTGGCTGCTGCTCAAGACCGGCTTACTGATTTGGAGAGGCAAAAGGATGATATTATGAGGTCCTATTCCCCTGCTGCACTACTCGACAAACTCCAAA CCATTTACCTTGGCGCTGTCAGCCGCCTGTGGCCCAGGGAGATCGACCCTAGTTACTGGTGGGGGCAGGGCGGGCCATGGGAGTGCGTAGAACATAGTTGTCGGATATCACTGTTTGAGAGGTCACCTCGTCGTTGGAGCTCCTGA
- the LOC100272263 gene encoding vacuolar protein-sorting-associated protein 37 homolog 1 encodes MSWRFPLFGSSQQQQSDPNFQDIPMQSWYPTSVVGLSSSPATPTSSSSSPHQRASNNLQFSSRGQPSPAEAAEIIAHLKDKSIEELQRLLKEKEAYNAFFNTFDQVKTQNNVRGELRKETLQLARENLEKEQRILELGNQCTIIRTTQLAAAQDRLTDLERQKDDIMRSYSPAALLDKLQTSMAKLDEESEELQQKFLAKDIDFPHLVQKYKKLRTAYHKQALLHLAGQT; translated from the exons ATGAGCTGGAGATTTCCTCTATTCGG CAGTTCCCAGCAGCAGCAATCAGATCCAAATTTCCAGGACATTCCTATGCAGTCTTGGTACCCTACCTCGGTTGTAGGTTTGTCTTCATCTCCAGCCACACCTACCTCTTCTAGCTCCAGTCCACATCAAAGAGCTTCAAATAATCTGCAGTTTTCATCCCGTGGGCAACCATCTCCTGCTGAGGCTGCAGAGATAATTGCCCATTTGAAGGACAAGAG TATTGAGGAGTTACAGAGGCTATTGAAAGAGAAAGAGGCATATAATGCATTCTTTAACACATTCGATCAAGTGAAAACCCAGAACAAT GTGCGTGGCGAGCTTAGAAAGGAGACATTGCAACTTGCAA GGGAAAATTTAGAAAAGGAGCAGCGGATTTTGGAGCTTGGGAATCAG TGCACAATAATTAGAACCACACAACTGGCTGCTGCTCAAGACCGGCTTACTGATTTGGAGAGGCAAAAGGATGATATTATGAGGTCCTATTCCCCTGCTGCACTACTCGACAAACTCCAAA CGTCGATGGCAAAGCTGGACGAGGAGTCTGAGGAGCTGCAGCAGAAGTTCCTGGCAAAGGACATCGACTTCCCACACTTGGTACAGAAGTACAAGAAGCTCCGCACGGCTTATCACAAGCAGGCGTTGCTCCATCTCGCCGGCCAGACATAA
- the LOC100277882 gene encoding Protein EMBRYO DEFECTIVE 514-like: protein MAEPEVGVAADTAMETEAPEAAGQKRERDEVGDPAAEGGEAAVEEAAAAKKPKLEEETKEVEEASEEKAEETAEGKTEEANEKTVEAERKPVKLGPKEFSSSVEMFDYFFGLLHYWTPQIEFNKYEQMVLEDLLKKGHAEPAKKIGAGVEAFEIRNHPVWQSRCFFIRRIDGSSDDFSFRKCVDNILPLPEDMKVGNGKKSGGHHKGGGGGGGGRGGGRGRGGWRGGRGRGRRGG from the exons ATGGCTGAACCCGAGGTAGGGGTGGCCGCAGACACAGCGATGGAAACCGAAGCTCCTGAAGCAGCCGGTCAGAAGAGGGAACGGGATGAAGTAGGTGATCCTGCTGCTGAAGGAGGcgaggcggcggtggaggaagcgGCGGCGGCTAAGAAGCCGAAGTTGGAGGAGGAGACTAAGGAGGTAGAGGAGGCGTCGGAGGAGAAGGCAGAGGAGACGGCGGAGGGGAAGACAGAGGAGGCGAATGAGAAGACAGTGGAGGCGGAGCGCAAGCCAGTGAAGCTGGGGCCAAAAGAGTTCTCCTCATCCGTCGAGATGTTCGACTACTTCTTCGGTCTGCTTCACTACTGGACGCCGCAGATTGAGTTCAATAAG TATGAACAAATGGTGCTGGAGGATTTGCTGAAGAAAGGCCACGCGGAACCTGCTAAGAAGATCGGGGCAGGAGTCGAAGCATTCGAGATACGCAACCACCCGGTGTGGCAAAGCCGCTGCTTCTTTATCCGCAGGATCGATGGATCCTCGGATGACTTCAGCTTCCGCAAGTGTGTGGACAACATACTGCCTCTCCCTGAGGACATGAAGGTCGGCAACGGCAAGAAGTCTGgtggccaccacaagggtggcggtggcggcggcgggggTAGGGGAGGAGGCCGTGGCCGAGGCGGCTGGCGTGGTGGCCGTGGCCGGGGCAGGAGGGGAGGGTAG